Proteins from a genomic interval of Euwallacea fornicatus isolate EFF26 chromosome 39, ASM4011564v1, whole genome shotgun sequence:
- the LOC136349606 gene encoding glycerophosphocholine phosphodiesterase GPCPD1 isoform X2: MQHWFSLAKNPVNAGIREGKGDIPSTSPLVTSNEFAPCNWQFRVKAPLLKQDETVCVVGNFKELGSWTPERSVPLEQEGDSDIWSTVIEITDKRKVQYRYCICVIIESGIQVIVRSWETNIKPRVIDLSEVSSNSDSNIQIYGSYDESENFDRGWLCKESTVQLKLCNNPLTLWRSKYSSCQVFIKVTPINLRSHSSNSPLSMSEALEESLSDTQEGTESAKFSFTEVAVLNDDDPTFVPQKQFGTNITKDDMIIFQSTVLFPHNTAYLFDFYVYSSQAQENEPPHHAGFSYLLPTVLSSSEGNIIMPVTSTKHKPLGELRVDYLLIGAMPNYKCDMSISYARHWKKTRSGLDVGHRGSGSSFKTKVQNCAEVRENTIASMKNAIEHGADFVEFDVQLSKDLIPIIYHDFHVCISMKKKKDIETMDMLEIPLKELTLEQLRLLKVYHLTEGKSKNPKFFDEELEDHQPFPTLQQVLETLTPHVGFNIEIKWTMKLADGSYELYHPTDLNLYLDTILEVVLRFGGDRRIIFSCFNPDICQVIRFKQNKYPVMFLTIGESEIYPRYADPRCWSIKSATQYAIMIEILGINVHTEDVLRHPPLIQIAKNANLIIFCWGDQNADPITIKFLKQLGLHGVIYDKIHEYSSKEVKESIFLLEARESQKELIQGCQRVQL, from the exons ATGCAACATTGGTTTTCTCTCGCAAAAAACCCAGTCAATGCAGGTATAAGAGAGGGCAAAGGGGATATCCCTAGCACCAGCCCCTTGGTAACTTCTAATGAATTTGCACCTTGCAATTGGCAGTTTCGAGTTAAAGCTCCATTACTGAAACAGGATGAAACTGTATGTGTTGTGGGTAACTTTAAAGAGCTAGGCTCATGGACGCCTGAAAGAAGTGTGCCTTTAGAGCAGGAAGGTGATTCCGATATTTGGTCTACAGTGATAGAAATCACAGATAAGAGGAAAGTTCAGTATCGTTACTGTATTTGTGTGATTATTGAAAGTGGAATACAAGTGATTGTTCGGAGTTGGGAAACTAATATCAAGCCTAGAGTAATAGATCTTTCAGAAGTTTCTTCCAATTcagacagtaatattcaaatttatggaAGTTATGATGAAAGTGAGAATTTTGATAGGGGATGGCTCTGCAAAGAATCTACAGTTCAATTGAAGCTTTGTAATAACCCACTCACTCTTTGGAGATCTAAATACTCCTCCTGCCAAGTCTTCATTAAAGTAACTCCAATTAATTTGAGATCCCACAGCTCTAATTCTCCATTATCTATGTCTGAAGCTTTAGAGGAGTCTTTGAGTGATACTCAGGAAGGCACAGAGAGTGCAAAATTTTCCTTCACTGAAGTTGCAGTGTTAAATGATGATGACCCAACTTTTGTACCTCAAAAGCAATTTGGCACCAACATTACTAAAGATGACATGATCATCTTTCAAAGCACAGTCCTATTTCCTCATAACACAgcttatttatttgatttttacgtCTATTCCTCCCAAGCTCAGGAAAATGAACCTCCTCATCATGCAGGCTTCAGTTATTTACTTCCCACCGTCCTATCATCTTCTGAAGGAAATATTATAATGCCAGTAACAAGTACAAAACATAAACCATTAGGAGAATTAAGAGTAGACTATCTATTAATAGGGGCAATGCCTAATTATAAATGTGATATGAGTATTTCTTATGCCAGACATTGGAAAAAAACCAGGTCAGGATTAGATGTAGGGCATAGGGGATCTGGATCTAGCTTTAAAACCAAAGTGCAGAATTGTGCTGAAGTTAGGGAAAATACTATTGcttcaatgaaaaatgcaaTTGAGCATGGGGCTGATTTTGTTGAGTTTGATGTGCAGTTAAGTAAAGATTTGATACCTATTATTTACCATGATTTTCATGTgtgcatttcaatgaaaaagaAGAAGGACATTGAAACAATGGATATGTTGGAAATTCCATTGAAAGAACTTACTCTGGAGCAGTTGAGGTTGTTGAAA GTTTATCATCTAACAGAAGGTAAATCTAAAAATCCTAAATTTTTCGATGAAGAATTAGAAGACCATCAACCTTTTCCAACTTTGCAACAAGTTCTTGAAACTTTAACTCCTCATGTAGGCttcaatattgaaataaagTGGACTATGAAGCTTGCTGATGGCTCATATGAACTGTATCATCCAAcagatttaaatttgtatttggaTACCATTTTGGAAGTGGTCTTAAG GTTTGGTGGAGATCGGAGAATCATATTCTCCTGTTTTAACCCAGATATCTGTCAGGTAATCAGATTCAAACAAAATAAGTATCCTGTGATGTTTTTGACTATAGGGGAGAGTGAGATTTACCCGAGATATGCTGATCCGAGATGTTGGTCCATAAAATCAGCGACTCAGTATGCGATTATGATCGAGATTTTGGGCATTAATGTGCATACAGaagatgtgttgcgtcatccGCCATtg ATTCAAATAGCAAAAAATgccaatttaataatattctgCTGGGGTGATCAAAACGCTGACCCAATTACCATAAAGTTCCTTAAGCAATTGGGTCTGCATGGGGTGATTTACGATAAAATCCACGAGTATTCTAGTAAAGAAGTGAAGGAAAGTATTTTCCTCCTTGAAGCGAGGGAATCTCAGAAAGAGCTTATTCAG GGTTGCCAACGCGTGCAACTTTAA
- the LOC136349606 gene encoding glycerophosphocholine phosphodiesterase GPCPD1 isoform X1 — protein sequence MQHWFSLAKNPVNAGIREGKGDIPSTSPLVTSNEFAPCNWQFRVKAPLLKQDETVCVVGNFKELGSWTPERSVPLEQEGDSDIWSTVIEITDKRKVQYRYCICVIIESGIQVIVRSWETNIKPRVIDLSEVSSNSDSNIQIYGSYDESENFDRGWLCKESTVQLKLCNNPLTLWRSKYSSCQVFIKVTPINLRSHSSNSPLSMSEALEESLSDTQEGTESAKFSFTEVAVLNDDDPTFVPQKQFGTNITKDDMIIFQSTVLFPHNTAYLFDFYVYSSQAQENEPPHHAGFSYLLPTVLSSSEGNIIMPVTSTKHKPLGELRVDYLLIGAMPNYKCDMSISYARHWKKTRSGLDVGHRGSGSSFKTKVQNCAEVRENTIASMKNAIEHGADFVEFDVQLSKDLIPIIYHDFHVCISMKKKKDIETMDMLEIPLKELTLEQLRLLKVYHLTEGKSKNPKFFDEELEDHQPFPTLQQVLETLTPHVGFNIEIKWTMKLADGSYELYHPTDLNLYLDTILEVVLRFGGDRRIIFSCFNPDICQVIRFKQNKYPVMFLTIGESEIYPRYADPRCWSIKSATQYAIMIEILGINVHTEDVLRHPPLIQIAKNANLIIFCWGDQNADPITIKFLKQLGLHGVIYDKIHEYSSKEVKESIFLLEARESQKELIQLAALQTETEFPSPHSLHPSQSTPEVEKILSSEISTATSMGSLESTTPDYKKLAGSKAGG from the exons ATGCAACATTGGTTTTCTCTCGCAAAAAACCCAGTCAATGCAGGTATAAGAGAGGGCAAAGGGGATATCCCTAGCACCAGCCCCTTGGTAACTTCTAATGAATTTGCACCTTGCAATTGGCAGTTTCGAGTTAAAGCTCCATTACTGAAACAGGATGAAACTGTATGTGTTGTGGGTAACTTTAAAGAGCTAGGCTCATGGACGCCTGAAAGAAGTGTGCCTTTAGAGCAGGAAGGTGATTCCGATATTTGGTCTACAGTGATAGAAATCACAGATAAGAGGAAAGTTCAGTATCGTTACTGTATTTGTGTGATTATTGAAAGTGGAATACAAGTGATTGTTCGGAGTTGGGAAACTAATATCAAGCCTAGAGTAATAGATCTTTCAGAAGTTTCTTCCAATTcagacagtaatattcaaatttatggaAGTTATGATGAAAGTGAGAATTTTGATAGGGGATGGCTCTGCAAAGAATCTACAGTTCAATTGAAGCTTTGTAATAACCCACTCACTCTTTGGAGATCTAAATACTCCTCCTGCCAAGTCTTCATTAAAGTAACTCCAATTAATTTGAGATCCCACAGCTCTAATTCTCCATTATCTATGTCTGAAGCTTTAGAGGAGTCTTTGAGTGATACTCAGGAAGGCACAGAGAGTGCAAAATTTTCCTTCACTGAAGTTGCAGTGTTAAATGATGATGACCCAACTTTTGTACCTCAAAAGCAATTTGGCACCAACATTACTAAAGATGACATGATCATCTTTCAAAGCACAGTCCTATTTCCTCATAACACAgcttatttatttgatttttacgtCTATTCCTCCCAAGCTCAGGAAAATGAACCTCCTCATCATGCAGGCTTCAGTTATTTACTTCCCACCGTCCTATCATCTTCTGAAGGAAATATTATAATGCCAGTAACAAGTACAAAACATAAACCATTAGGAGAATTAAGAGTAGACTATCTATTAATAGGGGCAATGCCTAATTATAAATGTGATATGAGTATTTCTTATGCCAGACATTGGAAAAAAACCAGGTCAGGATTAGATGTAGGGCATAGGGGATCTGGATCTAGCTTTAAAACCAAAGTGCAGAATTGTGCTGAAGTTAGGGAAAATACTATTGcttcaatgaaaaatgcaaTTGAGCATGGGGCTGATTTTGTTGAGTTTGATGTGCAGTTAAGTAAAGATTTGATACCTATTATTTACCATGATTTTCATGTgtgcatttcaatgaaaaagaAGAAGGACATTGAAACAATGGATATGTTGGAAATTCCATTGAAAGAACTTACTCTGGAGCAGTTGAGGTTGTTGAAA GTTTATCATCTAACAGAAGGTAAATCTAAAAATCCTAAATTTTTCGATGAAGAATTAGAAGACCATCAACCTTTTCCAACTTTGCAACAAGTTCTTGAAACTTTAACTCCTCATGTAGGCttcaatattgaaataaagTGGACTATGAAGCTTGCTGATGGCTCATATGAACTGTATCATCCAAcagatttaaatttgtatttggaTACCATTTTGGAAGTGGTCTTAAG GTTTGGTGGAGATCGGAGAATCATATTCTCCTGTTTTAACCCAGATATCTGTCAGGTAATCAGATTCAAACAAAATAAGTATCCTGTGATGTTTTTGACTATAGGGGAGAGTGAGATTTACCCGAGATATGCTGATCCGAGATGTTGGTCCATAAAATCAGCGACTCAGTATGCGATTATGATCGAGATTTTGGGCATTAATGTGCATACAGaagatgtgttgcgtcatccGCCATtg ATTCAAATAGCAAAAAATgccaatttaataatattctgCTGGGGTGATCAAAACGCTGACCCAATTACCATAAAGTTCCTTAAGCAATTGGGTCTGCATGGGGTGATTTACGATAAAATCCACGAGTATTCTAGTAAAGAAGTGAAGGAAAGTATTTTCCTCCTTGAAGCGAGGGAATCTCAGAAAGAGCTTATTCAG